One Phycisphaerae bacterium RAS2 DNA window includes the following coding sequences:
- a CDS encoding RNA polymerase sigma factor: protein MDPTFLHESHATRASLLMRLKSDASAREMAWSEFEHRYAPMIAGFARKMGARPHDVGDLVQDVLLGFYAAQPRFCYDPSKGRFRGYLKTCTWRALRDRFGKTMQLNGRPLDAIDPADHAVEAAWNDVWETEKLQRAKEIVRERCLADESRVRTYRAFEMYVLQEQPAEQVALELGLSVDSVHQARHRIIKALREVMHEFEESE from the coding sequence ATGGATCCGACTTTTTTGCACGAGTCGCACGCCACCCGCGCGTCGCTGTTGATGCGGCTTAAGTCCGACGCCTCCGCCCGCGAGATGGCGTGGAGTGAGTTCGAGCATCGCTACGCACCGATGATCGCCGGATTCGCCCGCAAGATGGGCGCGCGGCCGCACGATGTCGGCGATCTCGTGCAGGATGTCTTGCTCGGCTTCTACGCCGCGCAGCCGCGCTTCTGCTACGACCCGTCCAAGGGCCGCTTCCGCGGGTATCTCAAGACGTGCACGTGGCGCGCGCTGCGCGACCGATTCGGCAAAACTATGCAGCTTAACGGCCGACCACTCGACGCGATCGATCCGGCGGACCACGCGGTGGAGGCGGCGTGGAACGATGTGTGGGAGACCGAAAAGCTCCAGCGCGCCAAAGAGATCGTCCGCGAGCGATGCCTGGCGGACGAGTCGCGCGTGAGGACGTACCGCGCGTTTGAGATGTATGTTCTGCAGGAGCAGCCGGCCGAACAGGTCGCGTTGGAGTTGGGGCTATCGGTTGACAGCGTGCACCAGGCGCGGCATCGGATCATCAAGGCGCTGCGCGAGGTGATGCATGAGTTCGAGGAGAGCGAGTAG